Proteins encoded by one window of Cheilinus undulatus linkage group 13, ASM1832078v1, whole genome shotgun sequence:
- the tcea1 gene encoding transcription elongation factor A protein 1 isoform X1 gives MGKKEEEDIIRIAKKMDKMAQKKNGAGALDLLKELRSIPMTLELLQSTRIGMSVNAIRKQSTDDEVTSLAKSLIKSWKKLLDEPGGGEKASEEKRKEQTPPVVSPSQGSPEAKEESSSSSNSSSKSEPTDVTPNTLINSFPRAPSTSDSIRLKCREMLSNALQTGDDHIAIGADCDELGAQIEESIFQEFKNTDMKYKNRVRSRISNLKDVKNPNLRRTVLCGSVSPERMAKMTAEEMASDELKEMRKNLTKEAVRDHQMATTAGTQTDLFTCGKCKGKTCTYTQVQTRSADEPMTTFVFCNQCGNRWKFC, from the exons ATggggaaaaaagaagaggaggatatTATCAGAATTGCCAAGAAGATGGATAAAATGGCGCAGAAGAAAAACGGG GCTGGAGCCTTGGACCTATTGAAGGAGCTGCGCAGTATCCCCATGACTCTTGAGCTGCTCCAG TCGACCAGAATCGGGATGTCCGTTAACGCAATCCGCAAGCAGAGCACAGACGATGAGGTGACATCCTTAGCCAAGTCCTTGATCAAATCATGGAAGAAGCTTTTGG ATGAGCCTGGTGGAGGAGAGAAAGcatcagaggaaaaaaggaaagagcAAACACCACCAGTTGTTTCTCCTTCCCAGGGAAGCCCTGAAGCAAAAGAGGAAAG cAGCTCCAGCAGTAACTCCAGCAGCAAGAGTGAGCCCACTGATGTTACACCCAACACGTTAATTAACAGCTTTCCTCGTGCACCTAGCACCTCTGACTCTATCAGGCTCAAGTGCAGAGAGATGCTGTCGAATGCTCTACAGACTGGAG ATGATCATATTGCTATTGGTGCTGATTGTGACGAACTTGGAGCTCAGATCGAGGAAA GCATCTTCCAGGagtttaaaaatacagacatgAAATATAAGAACCGTGTGCGGAGCCGAATCTCAAACCTGAAAGATGTAAAGAACCCCAATTTAAGGAGGACGGTGCTGTGTGGGAGTGTATCTCCTGAGCGGATGGCTAAGATGACTGCAGAG gAAATGGCCAGCGATGAGctgaaagaaatgagaaagaatTTGACCAAAGAGGCTGTCAGGGACCATCAAATGGCGACCACAGCAGGCACTCAGACTGATTTATTCACCTGTGGCAAGTGCAAGGGCAAAACCTGCACCTACACACAG GTTCAAACTCGCAGCGCTGATGAACCTATGACCACGTTTGTCTTCTGCAATCAGTGTGGAAATAGATGGAAG TTCTGCTGA
- the tcea1 gene encoding transcription elongation factor A protein 1 isoform X2, with protein sequence MGKKEEEDIIRIAKKMDKMAQKKNGAGALDLLKELRSIPMTLELLQSTRIGMSVNAIRKQSTDDEVTSLAKSLIKSWKKLLDEPGGGEKASEEKRKEQTPPVVSPSQGSPEAKEESSSSNSSSKSEPTDVTPNTLINSFPRAPSTSDSIRLKCREMLSNALQTGDDHIAIGADCDELGAQIEESIFQEFKNTDMKYKNRVRSRISNLKDVKNPNLRRTVLCGSVSPERMAKMTAEEMASDELKEMRKNLTKEAVRDHQMATTAGTQTDLFTCGKCKGKTCTYTQVQTRSADEPMTTFVFCNQCGNRWKFC encoded by the exons ATggggaaaaaagaagaggaggatatTATCAGAATTGCCAAGAAGATGGATAAAATGGCGCAGAAGAAAAACGGG GCTGGAGCCTTGGACCTATTGAAGGAGCTGCGCAGTATCCCCATGACTCTTGAGCTGCTCCAG TCGACCAGAATCGGGATGTCCGTTAACGCAATCCGCAAGCAGAGCACAGACGATGAGGTGACATCCTTAGCCAAGTCCTTGATCAAATCATGGAAGAAGCTTTTGG ATGAGCCTGGTGGAGGAGAGAAAGcatcagaggaaaaaaggaaagagcAAACACCACCAGTTGTTTCTCCTTCCCAGGGAAGCCCTGAAGCAAAAGAGGAAAG CTCCAGCAGTAACTCCAGCAGCAAGAGTGAGCCCACTGATGTTACACCCAACACGTTAATTAACAGCTTTCCTCGTGCACCTAGCACCTCTGACTCTATCAGGCTCAAGTGCAGAGAGATGCTGTCGAATGCTCTACAGACTGGAG ATGATCATATTGCTATTGGTGCTGATTGTGACGAACTTGGAGCTCAGATCGAGGAAA GCATCTTCCAGGagtttaaaaatacagacatgAAATATAAGAACCGTGTGCGGAGCCGAATCTCAAACCTGAAAGATGTAAAGAACCCCAATTTAAGGAGGACGGTGCTGTGTGGGAGTGTATCTCCTGAGCGGATGGCTAAGATGACTGCAGAG gAAATGGCCAGCGATGAGctgaaagaaatgagaaagaatTTGACCAAAGAGGCTGTCAGGGACCATCAAATGGCGACCACAGCAGGCACTCAGACTGATTTATTCACCTGTGGCAAGTGCAAGGGCAAAACCTGCACCTACACACAG GTTCAAACTCGCAGCGCTGATGAACCTATGACCACGTTTGTCTTCTGCAATCAGTGTGGAAATAGATGGAAG TTCTGCTGA